A single genomic interval of Bradyrhizobium sp. sBnM-33 harbors:
- a CDS encoding Rieske (2Fe-2S) protein — MARHIVARTSDIPPGGNKVFGVEGRDIVVFHVNGEFFALLNRCPHEGAPLEKAACVARLTSPEPGVYQRSRVGELLRCPWHGWEFDMRNGQSWFDPKRVKVRSYPVAVESGEELQKGPYVAETFPVHVEDSYVIIET; from the coding sequence ATGGCGCGTCACATCGTAGCCCGCACCTCAGACATCCCGCCCGGCGGCAACAAGGTGTTCGGCGTCGAGGGGCGCGATATCGTCGTATTCCACGTCAATGGCGAGTTTTTCGCGCTGCTCAATCGCTGCCCGCATGAGGGCGCGCCGCTGGAGAAGGCCGCCTGCGTGGCGCGGCTGACCTCGCCGGAGCCCGGCGTCTACCAGCGCTCTCGCGTCGGCGAGCTCCTGCGCTGTCCGTGGCACGGCTGGGAATTCGACATGCGCAACGGCCAGTCCTGGTTCGATCCGAAACGGGTGAAGGTGCGCTCGTATCCGGTCGCGGTCGAGAGCGGCGAGGAATTGCAGAAGGGGCCATATGTGGCCGAGACGTTTCCGGTTCATGTCGAGGACAGCTACGTCATCATCGAGACGTAG
- a CDS encoding amidohydrolase family protein, whose protein sequence is MSDVIDRPILAEQVAAQSRLRIIDCDVHPSIHAHSDIEQFMPKRWQQHLRTYGSHLRTPYIGTTPYPRSSPLIARRDAWPPTGGPPGSDLDFMRKQHLDPLDIEFGILQVLDLFIFSQQNLEFGAAIQRAINDWQLAFWSDRDPRLKASILAGQDDTEFAIAEIERCAKIGRYVQINVCPRANEPLGRRRYWPIYARAQELGLPLGIHVGGYGGHAPTGGGWPSYYVEEHQSNAHTMAAQLTSLVLEGVLERFPNLKIVFIEGGFGWIPSATWRMDRHFEAFRSEVPHLKRRPSEYVKEHFWFTTQPIDEPDEAKHLRSLIEWVGADRLLFSSDYPHWDFDDPRYAFKTPLTETERRKIFNSNARALYKL, encoded by the coding sequence ATGAGTGATGTCATCGACCGTCCCATCCTCGCCGAGCAAGTCGCCGCCCAAAGCCGGCTGCGCATCATCGATTGCGATGTGCATCCGAGTATTCATGCGCATTCCGATATCGAGCAGTTCATGCCGAAGCGCTGGCAGCAGCATTTGCGGACCTACGGCAGTCATCTGCGCACGCCGTACATCGGCACCACGCCGTATCCGCGCTCCTCGCCACTGATTGCGCGCCGCGACGCCTGGCCGCCGACCGGTGGGCCTCCGGGCTCCGATCTCGATTTCATGCGCAAACAGCACCTCGATCCACTCGATATCGAGTTCGGAATCCTGCAGGTGCTCGATCTCTTCATCTTCTCGCAGCAGAACCTGGAATTCGGCGCCGCGATCCAGCGCGCCATCAACGACTGGCAACTCGCGTTCTGGTCCGACCGCGATCCGCGGCTGAAGGCCTCGATCCTCGCCGGCCAGGACGACACGGAGTTCGCGATCGCCGAGATCGAGCGATGCGCGAAAATCGGCCGCTATGTGCAGATCAACGTTTGCCCGCGCGCCAACGAGCCGCTCGGGCGGCGTCGCTATTGGCCGATCTATGCGCGCGCGCAAGAACTCGGCTTGCCGCTCGGCATCCATGTTGGCGGCTATGGCGGGCACGCGCCGACCGGCGGCGGATGGCCGTCCTATTACGTGGAGGAGCATCAGTCGAACGCGCACACCATGGCGGCGCAGCTCACCAGCCTTGTGCTCGAAGGCGTGCTCGAACGTTTCCCGAACCTGAAGATCGTCTTCATCGAGGGTGGCTTCGGCTGGATTCCGTCTGCCACCTGGCGCATGGACCGGCATTTTGAGGCCTTCCGCAGCGAGGTGCCGCACCTCAAGCGCCGTCCGTCGGAGTATGTGAAGGAGCATTTCTGGTTCACGACGCAGCCGATCGACGAGCCGGACGAAGCGAAACATCTGCGGTCGCTGATCGAATGGGTCGGCGCCGATCGCCTGCTGTTCTCGTCGGATTACCCGCATTGGGATTTCGACGACCCGCGCTACGCGTTCAAGACGCCGCTGACGGAGACCGAACGCCGCAAAATCTTCAACAGCAACGCCCGTGCGCTCTACAAGCTCTGA
- a CDS encoding amidohydrolase family protein — MAATRIDCDIHPAVGGTRTTLLPYLDDHWKEQVVSRAIDGLDLNSYPPNMPFSGRADWRPANGKPGSDLKMVQRGAFDQLGSSHAICNVVYGAQAVFDPYMAAGFCKAINDWIAAEWLSKDSRLSASIVLPLQAPDLAVEEIQRRAGDNRFVSVLVLAQGETLLGRRHYWPVWQAAAKHKLPVAIHAGSAYRTAPSSIGWPSYRYEYYLAEAQAFQAQVLSLIYEGVFGKFPDLKVVLMESGVSWLPAFMWRANKTWRGVRVEVPWVEREPAAIIRDHIRVTMQPFDGPPDAAGVADVIEQIGSDKMFLFASDYPHWQFDGDDPMPPHLPASIVSRMCADNPLETFPRLKLAA, encoded by the coding sequence ATGGCGGCCACGCGGATCGACTGCGATATCCATCCCGCCGTGGGCGGCACCCGCACCACGCTCTTGCCCTATCTCGACGATCACTGGAAAGAGCAGGTCGTCAGCCGTGCCATCGACGGCCTCGACCTCAATTCCTATCCGCCCAATATGCCGTTCTCCGGCCGCGCCGACTGGCGGCCGGCCAATGGCAAGCCGGGCAGCGATCTCAAGATGGTGCAGCGCGGCGCGTTCGATCAGCTCGGTTCGAGCCACGCGATCTGCAACGTGGTCTATGGCGCACAGGCGGTGTTCGATCCTTACATGGCGGCCGGCTTCTGCAAGGCGATCAATGACTGGATCGCGGCCGAATGGCTTTCGAAGGATTCGAGGCTGAGCGCCTCGATCGTGTTGCCCTTGCAGGCGCCGGATCTGGCGGTGGAAGAAATCCAGCGCCGCGCCGGCGACAATCGCTTCGTCTCCGTGCTGGTGCTGGCGCAGGGCGAAACGCTGCTCGGACGCCGACACTATTGGCCGGTCTGGCAGGCCGCCGCCAAACATAAACTTCCGGTCGCGATCCACGCCGGCAGCGCCTATCGCACCGCGCCGAGCTCGATCGGCTGGCCGTCCTATCGCTACGAATATTATCTGGCCGAAGCACAGGCATTCCAGGCCCAGGTGCTCAGCCTGATCTATGAAGGCGTTTTCGGAAAGTTCCCCGATCTCAAGGTGGTGCTGATGGAGTCGGGCGTGAGTTGGCTGCCGGCCTTCATGTGGCGCGCCAACAAAACCTGGCGCGGCGTGCGCGTCGAGGTGCCCTGGGTCGAGCGCGAGCCGGCCGCAATCATCCGCGACCATATCCGCGTCACCATGCAGCCGTTCGACGGTCCGCCGGACGCCGCTGGCGTTGCCGATGTCATCGAGCAGATCGGCTCCGACAAGATGTTCCTGTTCGCATCCGACTATCCGCACTGGCAGTTCGACGGCGACGATCCGATGCCGCCGCATCTGCCGGCCAGCATTGTCTCGCGCATGTGCGCGGACAATCCGCTGGAGACTTTTCCGCGGCTGAAGCTCGCTGCTTGA
- a CDS encoding FAD-dependent oxidoreductase — MSAAVTAGHHGLNVLIVEKEPRFGGTTARSGGWLWIPGTSLAKAWGIEEGPDQARTYLRHEAGNSFDAARIDAFLSEGPKAVDFFTTKTAVQFDMPLTFPDYHAEAPGGAQGGRSMVTLPFDGRELGEHIKDLGNPLPELTVFGMMLGSGKEIVHFMRATKSLTSAIYVAKRLSKHAMDVKRHGRGMTLTNGNALAGRLAKSAFDLKIPLWLSSPVHELIVEDGAVRGAVVERHGKLIRVNAKRGVVLACGGFPHDAARRKMMFPHAPTGAEHFSPGPVGNTGDGLRLAETAGGRIEDALPNAAAWVPVSITERKDGSKGVMPHFIDRAKPGVIAVMRDGRRFANEGNSYHDFVQAMVKAAKPGEEITAFLVCDHRALRKYGLGCVPPFPMPLRHHLATGYLKRGATLAELADRTGIDRQGLEATVAEFNASAAEGRDPAFGKGSRAYNRYQGDALHGPNPCVAPINNGPFYAIKLVIGDLGTYAGIKTDAYARALDEHGQPIPGLYAAGNDMASIMGGNYPGAGITLGPALTFGYIAGKHIAGEAAR; from the coding sequence ATGTCGGCGGCGGTCACCGCGGGACATCACGGGCTCAACGTTCTCATCGTCGAGAAGGAGCCGCGTTTTGGCGGCACGACCGCTCGCTCCGGCGGCTGGCTGTGGATTCCCGGTACCTCGCTGGCGAAAGCGTGGGGCATCGAGGAAGGCCCGGACCAAGCGCGAACCTACCTGCGCCACGAAGCCGGCAACAGTTTCGATGCCGCGCGGATCGATGCGTTCTTAAGCGAAGGGCCAAAGGCCGTCGATTTTTTCACGACGAAGACGGCGGTACAGTTCGACATGCCGCTGACCTTTCCGGATTACCACGCCGAAGCCCCGGGCGGGGCGCAGGGCGGCCGCTCGATGGTGACGCTGCCGTTCGATGGCCGCGAGCTGGGCGAGCATATCAAGGATCTCGGCAATCCCCTCCCCGAACTCACCGTGTTCGGCATGATGCTGGGGTCGGGCAAGGAGATCGTCCATTTCATGCGCGCGACCAAGTCGCTGACTTCGGCGATCTATGTCGCAAAACGCTTGTCGAAGCATGCGATGGACGTGAAGCGCCACGGCCGCGGCATGACATTGACCAACGGCAATGCGCTGGCCGGGCGGCTGGCGAAATCTGCGTTTGACCTGAAAATTCCGCTGTGGCTGTCCTCACCGGTTCACGAACTGATCGTCGAGGACGGCGCGGTGCGCGGCGCGGTCGTCGAGCGCCACGGAAAGCTGATCCGCGTCAACGCCAAGCGCGGCGTGGTGCTCGCCTGCGGCGGCTTTCCGCACGATGCGGCGAGGCGCAAGATGATGTTTCCGCACGCGCCCACCGGCGCCGAGCATTTTTCGCCGGGCCCGGTCGGCAACACCGGCGACGGATTGCGGCTGGCGGAGACCGCCGGCGGGCGCATCGAAGATGCGTTGCCGAACGCAGCGGCCTGGGTGCCAGTCTCCATCACCGAGCGCAAGGACGGCTCCAAGGGCGTGATGCCGCATTTCATCGACCGCGCCAAACCCGGCGTCATCGCGGTGATGCGCGACGGCAGGCGCTTTGCCAATGAAGGAAATTCCTATCATGACTTCGTGCAGGCGATGGTGAAGGCGGCAAAACCAGGCGAGGAGATCACCGCGTTCCTTGTGTGCGATCACCGCGCGCTGCGAAAATACGGCCTTGGTTGCGTGCCTCCGTTTCCGATGCCGCTTCGTCATCATCTCGCTACCGGTTACCTCAAGCGCGGTGCAACGCTGGCTGAACTGGCCGACAGAACCGGCATCGATCGACAAGGGCTCGAGGCAACGGTCGCCGAGTTCAACGCCTCGGCCGCGGAAGGCCGCGATCCCGCCTTCGGCAAGGGATCGCGCGCCTATAACCGCTACCAGGGCGATGCGCTGCACGGGCCGAATCCCTGCGTCGCGCCGATCAACAACGGACCGTTTTATGCGATCAAGCTGGTGATCGGCGATCTCGGCACCTATGCCGGTATCAAGACCGACGCGTATGCCCGCGCGCTCGACGAACACGGCCAACCGATCCCGGGCCTCTATGCCGCCGGCAACGACATGGCGAGCATCATGGGCGGCAACTATCCCGGCGCCGGCATCACGCTCGGCCCCGCGCTGACGTTTGGCTACATCGCGGGTAAACATATTGCGGGCGAGGCTGCGCGCTAA